In Coccidioides posadasii str. Silveira chromosome 4, complete sequence, one genomic interval encodes:
- the NPR3 gene encoding Nitrogen permease regulator 3 (BUSCO:240246at4751~EggNog:ENOG410PKKI~COG:S~BUSCO:3315at33183) has translation MSSVVRPPDPCLVAIILITCSRAGPRFVYHYPPNPSIASAPSRSNSRTKPSPRTSDSSPSSDNEEGSSSDEDDLSQTPKIGSPRPTNVRRLSSGSHSTKAASQQRKSNLGGSELDDTETPRDGRRSERSHELENPPWDSFLGLGTDVWEKLLCPSSSWHKRRFEVGVNDLTFVGWPVFVREDGTWRKKRKKKKTRAGDSVLDTAPTLGSEKGGYADGGEKLESERDPNVDGRSDNDEEPSRSLIESHPDEDGSVTDGTKDAMTMFNVVFVMNPPILEHNLRIKENYDNVIKKFGKGLKSEQATANYVWKEAQKILHIKEKGRENKSSLSSVYEELLSQSSLAQAIATIYRSISTSKIASITLTPHTTMSLQIPPLTSTPYLPGPMEPAYPGLWLTTADSLSATDEVTEMEYSGPSKVLAKHFALLLLSDEASILKDIEASMGTLGPPLAHYIRSSKPTKSFAQISARSSIPLNDIQVLAAHLIYWRRARAVPPLNKQDTYIVSPNCDLSKLGLATAAYELAFPTMPSLPKMLAVLSGTPRPYASFIPSRDHKGIYYDILAWLMRGGWVTQLRTFGWIKVDQELKSAVEEALASEEAKEREEELASSTATVIRVNEPQTDDGASTSSSSLDSEHSNATPVQERFAHFQGHQKGHDPAQISSLILRPHRASPLEARWLDEIISRFPDDHLADRANESEDFEGEVSIHRYWNAFTKYFNGTDALEKIPVREGLSRKLVWRLLSRIDISSNPADGEVHRNEKVLVTVRHW, from the exons ATGTCCTCCGTCGTACGCCCCCCAGATCCATGTCTCGTCGCGATAATTCTCATTACTTGTTCCCGAGCCGGCCCAAGATTCGTATATCATTATCCTCCTAATCCCTCCATCGCAAGCGCCCCCTCTCGCAGCAACTCGCGCACTAAACCGAGCCCAAGAACCTCTGACTCCAGTCCTTCAAGTGATAACGAAGAGGGCTCCAGTTctgatgaagatgatttAAGTCAAACCCCAAAGATAGGTTCTCCGCGGCCTACGAATGTTCGGCGTTTATCGTCCGGAAGCCATTCAACAAAAGCAGCTTCGCAGCAGCGGAAATCAAATCTGGGAGGCTCGGAGCTAGATGATACTGAGACTCCACGCGATGGCAGACGAAGTGAACGTTCGCATGAACTGGAGAACCCTCCATGGGACTCTTTCCTGGGCTTGGGGACCGATGTGTGGGAGAAGCTGTTGTGTCCATCGTCTTCTTGGCACAAGAGAAGATTTGAGGTCGGGGTCAATGATCTCACTTTCGTGGGATGGCCAGTTTTTGTCAGGGAGGATGGAACgtggagaaagaagaggaaaaagaagaagacgagaGCAGGAGATTCAGTTTTGGATACGGCTCCCACCCTGGGATCTGAAAAGGGTGGATATGCGGACGGTGGAGAGAAACTTGAATCTGAACGCGATCCTAATGTCGACGGCCGATCTGACAATGACGAAGAGCCCAGCCGGTCATTAATAGAAAGCCATCCCGACGAGGATGGTTCTGTCACGGATGGAACTAAGGATGCTATGACAATGTTCAATGTTGTCTTCGTGATGAATCCGCCCATTTTGGAGCACAATCTGCGAATCAAGGAGAATTACGACAACGTCATTAAGAAATTTGGAAAGGGGTTAAAATCCGAACAGGCGACAGCTAATTATGTCTGGAAAGAGGCCCAGAAAATCCTTCATATCAAGGAGAAGGGTCGTGAGAATA AATCCTCCTTATCATCTGTTTATGAGGAGCTATTGTCACAATCCTCTCTGGCACAGGCGATTGCGACCATCTATCGAAGTATATCAACTTCGAAGATCGCGTCTATCACCCTCACCCCCCATACAACAATGAGTCTTCAGATACCTCCTCTTacatctactccgtacctcccTGGCCCCATGGAGCCCGCCTACCCGGGATTATGGCTCACTACCGCAGATAGCCTCTCAGCTACGGATGAAGTAACTGAAATGGAATATTCTGGTCCAAGCAAGGTATTAGCGAAACATTTTGCGCTTCTTCTCCTCAGCGATGAAGCGTCGATATTGAAGGATATAGAAGCTTCAATGGGCACCCTAGGGCCACCATTAGCTCATTATATCAGGTCGTCAAAGCCCACCAAATCATTCGCCCAGATTTCCGCGCGCTCATCGATTCCGCTAAACGATATTCAAGTGCTTGCAGCCCACCTAATTTATTGGCGCCGAGCTCGAGCTGTGCCCCCGCTCAACAAGCAAGACACATACATCGTTTCCCCTAATTGTGACTTGAGCAAACTGGGGTTAGCGACAGCAGCATATGAGTTGGCGTTTCCGACAATGCCCAGTCTCCCTAAGATGCTGGCAGTTTTAAGCGGTACACCACGGCCTTATGCCAGCTTTATTCCCAGCAGAGACCACAAAGGTATCTACTATGATATTCTTGCGTGGTTGATGAGGGGAGGTTGGGTCACCCAGCTTCGCACGTTTGGCTGGATAAAGGTGGACCAAGAACTGAAGAGTGCTGTTGAGGAAGCGCTCGCAAGTGAGGAAGccaaagaaagagaggaggaacTGGCTTCTTCTACAGCTACGGTCATTAGAGTAAATGAGCCCCAAACTGACGACGGCGCATCgacatcatcatcgtctttGGACAGTGAGCATAGCAATGCCACCCCTGTTCAAGAAAGATTTGCACATTTCCAGGGGCACCAGAAGGGACACGACCCGGCACAAATCTCGTCATTAATTCTCCGGCCGCATCGGGCGTCCCCGCTCGAGGCAAGGTGGCTCGATGAAATCATATCCCGCTTTCCGGACGACCATCTGGCCGACAGAGCGAACGAGAGCGAGGATTTTGAAGGTGAAGTATCGATCCATCGATACTGGAATGCTTTTACAAAATACTTCAACGGAACAGACGCGCTGGAGAAGATACCTGTTCGAGAAGGCCTAAGCCGGAAGCTTGTATGGAGGCTGCTGTCCCGGATCGATATCAGCTCAAACCCAGCTGATGGCGAGGTGCATCGTAATGAGAAAGTACTGGTTACGGTCCGGCATTGGTGA